The proteins below are encoded in one region of Maribacter aestuarii:
- the tyrS gene encoding tyrosine--tRNA ligase, translating into MTSNFVKELEWRGMLHDAMPGTEEHLMEGMQSSYVGIDPTADSLHIGHLVGVMMLRHFQLAGHKPYALIGGATGMIGDPSGKSSERNLLDEATLRHNQQALKEQLSRFLDFESDKENAAVLVNNYDWMKDFSFLDFIRDVGKHITVNYMMSKDSVKKRLSAEAKEGMSFTEFTYQLVQGYDFLHLYKTYNCTLQMGGSDQWGNITTGTELIRRIGGGKGYAITCPLITKADGTKFGKTESGNVWLDAERTSPYKFYQYWLNTSDDDAEKYIKIFTFISKSEIEELIQQHSEAPHLRILQKRLADEITVMVHSQEDLENAVQASNILFGKSTSQDLKKLNEKTFLEVFDGVPQAEVSKEELENGLDMIGALAAKTGFLVSNGEARRELKQNSISVNKEKVKEDYLITTADLINEKFVLLQKGKKNYFVLVFN; encoded by the coding sequence ATGACTTCAAATTTTGTAAAGGAATTGGAATGGAGAGGAATGTTACATGATGCAATGCCTGGAACGGAGGAGCATTTGATGGAAGGAATGCAATCCTCTTATGTAGGAATTGATCCAACGGCAGATTCCTTACATATAGGTCATCTAGTGGGTGTTATGATGTTACGGCATTTTCAATTGGCTGGGCATAAACCTTACGCATTAATTGGGGGTGCAACGGGTATGATCGGTGACCCTTCTGGAAAATCATCGGAACGGAACTTATTGGATGAGGCAACTTTAAGGCACAACCAACAAGCGCTAAAAGAGCAGCTCTCCCGTTTTTTGGACTTTGAGAGCGATAAAGAAAATGCCGCAGTTTTGGTGAACAACTATGACTGGATGAAAGACTTTTCGTTCTTGGATTTTATCAGGGATGTGGGGAAGCACATTACGGTCAACTATATGATGTCTAAGGATTCTGTCAAAAAAAGACTTTCCGCTGAGGCAAAAGAGGGAATGTCCTTTACGGAATTCACGTATCAATTGGTTCAGGGTTATGATTTTTTGCATCTGTATAAAACCTATAACTGTACGCTTCAAATGGGAGGTAGCGATCAGTGGGGAAATATAACCACCGGAACGGAACTCATACGTAGAATTGGCGGTGGGAAAGGCTATGCAATTACATGTCCTTTAATCACAAAAGCCGATGGCACCAAATTTGGAAAAACGGAGAGCGGTAATGTCTGGTTGGACGCTGAAAGAACTTCTCCCTATAAATTTTACCAATATTGGTTAAATACTTCGGATGACGATGCGGAGAAATATATAAAAATATTCACTTTCATTTCAAAGAGTGAAATCGAGGAATTGATACAACAGCATTCGGAAGCCCCACATTTAAGAATACTCCAAAAACGATTGGCCGATGAAATTACTGTAATGGTACACTCACAAGAAGATTTGGAAAATGCCGTACAAGCCAGTAACATTTTGTTTGGGAAATCCACGTCCCAAGATTTAAAGAAATTGAACGAAAAAACGTTTTTGGAGGTTTTTGACGGAGTTCCTCAGGCTGAAGTTTCCAAAGAAGAATTGGAAAATGGATTGGATATGATTGGGGCCTTGGCAGCAAAAACTGGTTTTTTAGTTTCAAATGGTGAGGCACGGAGAGAACTAAAACAAAACTCAATTTCCGTGAACAAGGAAAAAGTAAAAGAAGATTACCTGATAACCACGGCAGATTTGATCAACGAAAAATTTGTGCTGTTGCAAAAAGGTAAAAAGAATTATTTTGTGCTGGTATTCAATTAA
- a CDS encoding SDR family oxidoreductase → MVLVTGGTGLVGSHLLLELVLKGTKVRAIYRSADKLENVKKVFTYYVENPLDIFNEIEWIQGDILDIPKLELAFQGVKRVYHAAAFISFDPRDFKKLKRINTEGTTNIVNLCVHHKIEKLCYVSTIGTISRGAKGAVLTEENEWSDEYANVYALTKYSAEMEVWRASQENVPVVIINPGVILGPGFWEDGSGSLFGSVNKGYSYYPPGETGFVSVSDVVQIMISLMESDIRTERFIIVGENLSFKEIMTKIALELGKKPPRKKLKIWQLQIGRYVDAFASIIKGRKRKITKNSIYSLKHPKVYSSTKVKNALNFQFEPLEKTIKLCSRHFLAKES, encoded by the coding sequence ATGGTTTTGGTTACCGGAGGTACTGGATTGGTTGGTTCGCATTTATTGTTGGAATTGGTTTTAAAAGGTACCAAGGTGAGGGCTATTTACAGGTCTGCGGATAAACTGGAAAACGTAAAAAAAGTTTTCACCTACTACGTTGAAAATCCTTTAGACATCTTTAATGAGATTGAATGGATTCAAGGCGATATTCTGGATATTCCAAAATTAGAGCTTGCTTTTCAAGGTGTAAAACGCGTTTATCACGCTGCGGCATTTATTTCCTTTGACCCCAGGGATTTTAAAAAACTGAAACGAATTAACACGGAGGGCACTACGAACATTGTCAATCTTTGTGTTCATCATAAAATTGAGAAACTCTGTTACGTAAGTACGATTGGCACTATCAGCAGAGGTGCGAAAGGGGCGGTGTTGACGGAAGAGAATGAGTGGAGCGATGAATATGCCAATGTATATGCGCTCACCAAATATTCGGCCGAAATGGAGGTCTGGCGAGCTTCTCAAGAAAATGTCCCCGTTGTCATCATTAATCCCGGCGTTATTCTGGGACCTGGATTTTGGGAGGATGGCAGTGGTTCATTGTTTGGTTCCGTGAACAAGGGATATTCCTATTACCCACCTGGAGAAACAGGCTTTGTGTCCGTTTCTGATGTGGTTCAAATTATGATTAGCTTAATGGAATCGGACATTAGGACCGAACGGTTTATAATCGTGGGCGAAAATCTATCTTTCAAGGAAATTATGACCAAAATTGCGCTTGAGCTTGGAAAGAAACCTCCTCGCAAAAAGCTCAAAATATGGCAGCTTCAAATTGGCAGGTATGTCGATGCTTTTGCAAGTATAATTAAAGGACGGAAAAGAAAGATTACCAAAAATTCCATTTACAGCCTTAAACACCCAAAGGTCTATAGCAGTACCAAAGTTAAAAATGCCCTGAATTTTCAATTTGAACCTTTGGAGAAAACCATTAAGCTGTGTAGCCGACATTTTTTGGCGAAGGAATCTTAA
- a CDS encoding DUF4296 domain-containing protein yields MKKSTIFFVVLMFLFSCAEKLIKKPDNLIPRDKMVEILKEMTILNAAKSTNLGILKDNGIEPTTYVFEKFDVDSIQFVESDRYYASLPQEYEAIYKEVESLLEAQKKRVEEIKKINDSLKLIDKEYRFDKLKDSLNLPKN; encoded by the coding sequence ATGAAAAAATCCACCATCTTTTTCGTTGTATTAATGTTTCTGTTTTCTTGTGCGGAAAAACTGATAAAAAAGCCCGATAACCTAATTCCTAGAGATAAAATGGTAGAGATTCTTAAGGAAATGACCATTTTAAATGCGGCCAAAAGTACCAATTTGGGTATTCTGAAGGATAACGGTATTGAACCTACAACTTATGTTTTTGAAAAATTTGATGTGGATAGTATTCAATTTGTAGAGAGCGACCGATATTATGCCTCTTTGCCACAAGAATACGAAGCCATATATAAAGAAGTGGAAAGCTTATTAGAAGCCCAGAAGAAACGTGTAGAAGAGATAAAGAAAATTAATGATAGTCTAAAATTGATAGACAAGGAATATAGGTTTGATAAGTTAAAGGATAGTTTAAACCTTCCAAAAAATTAA
- a CDS encoding dihydroorotase yields the protein MGKTLFKNGKIVNEGIIQERDILIDGERIAKIGLDLSDVNAQVIDLNGKHILPGIIDDQVHFREPGLTHKGTIATESRAAIGGGITTFMEQPNTDPQTITIEKLEAKFALAKESSFANYSFLLGGTNDNLEEIKRLDKNACSGIKLFLGSSTGNMLVDDEEVIENIFRNTEMVISTHCEDETTIRKNLEIYKEKYGDAIPIEYHSKIRSEEACYLSSSRAVELAKKTGARLHVFHLSTGKETELFRNDIPLEQKKITAEVCIHHLWFSDSDYKEKGTLIKWNPAVKTAKDRDMLWDALLDDRLDVIATDHAPHLLSEKDNVYTKAPSGGPLVQHALPAMLEKHLEGKITLEKLVEKMCHNPAKLFQIDKRGFVKEGYYADLVAVDLNSQWKVSKDNIVYKCGWSPFEGTTFKARVTHTIINGHLAYENGVFSENRNAKRLTFNRK from the coding sequence ATGGGCAAAACACTATTCAAAAATGGTAAAATCGTTAACGAAGGGATTATCCAGGAGCGCGATATTCTTATCGATGGCGAAAGAATAGCTAAAATAGGTCTTGACCTTTCTGATGTCAATGCCCAGGTAATCGATTTGAATGGGAAACATATCCTGCCGGGAATCATAGACGACCAGGTGCATTTTAGAGAACCGGGCCTTACTCATAAGGGAACTATTGCCACCGAAAGCAGGGCTGCAATTGGTGGGGGCATAACCACATTTATGGAACAACCCAACACTGACCCTCAAACTATTACTATTGAAAAGTTGGAAGCAAAATTTGCTTTGGCTAAGGAAAGCTCTTTTGCCAATTATTCCTTTTTATTAGGGGGTACCAACGATAACTTGGAAGAAATAAAAAGACTGGATAAAAACGCCTGTTCGGGAATAAAGTTATTTTTAGGATCATCCACAGGAAATATGTTGGTGGATGACGAGGAGGTAATTGAGAATATTTTCCGTAATACCGAGATGGTTATTTCCACACATTGTGAGGATGAAACCACAATTCGGAAAAATCTGGAAATTTACAAGGAAAAATATGGTGATGCCATTCCAATTGAGTATCATTCGAAGATTCGGAGCGAGGAGGCCTGCTACCTTTCATCGTCGAGAGCCGTAGAACTTGCAAAAAAGACTGGGGCCAGACTCCATGTTTTTCATTTATCCACGGGAAAAGAAACGGAATTGTTCAGAAACGATATTCCATTGGAACAAAAAAAGATTACTGCTGAGGTATGTATCCATCACCTTTGGTTTTCGGACAGCGATTACAAAGAAAAGGGAACTTTAATTAAATGGAACCCCGCCGTGAAGACCGCTAAAGACCGGGATATGCTTTGGGATGCCCTACTGGACGATAGACTGGATGTAATTGCAACCGATCATGCACCCCACTTATTGTCAGAAAAGGATAACGTGTATACTAAGGCTCCAAGCGGAGGACCTTTAGTGCAGCATGCTCTACCAGCAATGTTAGAGAAACATTTGGAAGGAAAAATAACCTTGGAGAAACTGGTGGAAAAAATGTGCCATAATCCTGCTAAATTGTTCCAGATTGATAAAAGAGGCTTTGTTAAAGAGGGTTATTATGCAGATTTGGTCGCGGTTGACCTCAATTCCCAATGGAAAGTTTCCAAGGATAACATAGTTTACAAATGCGGTTGGTCGCCTTTTGAGGGCACAACCTTTAAAGCAAGGGTAACGCATACCATAATAAATGGACATTTGGCTTACGAGAACGGGGTCTTTTCCGAAAATAGAAACGCTAAAAGACTCACTTTTAACAGAAAATGA
- a CDS encoding polyprenol monophosphomannose synthase — translation MSNSIVIIPTYNEIENIEAIIRAVFDLQRDFHVLVVDDNSPDGTGACVKALQQEFAGRLFLETRMEKSGLGTAYIHGFKWAIDKKYDYIFEMDADFSHNPSDLLRLLKACENNADVAVGSRYKKGVNVVNWPLYRVLLSYGASVYVKMVTGMRVHDPTAGFVCYRRAVLENIDLDSVRFVGYAFQIEMKFRAYLKNYNIEEVSIIFRDREKGKSKMSSSIISEAIWGVLAMKLRSLFQRKKF, via the coding sequence ATGTCCAACAGCATCGTAATTATTCCGACATACAATGAGATAGAGAATATAGAAGCTATAATTCGTGCTGTTTTCGATTTACAAAGAGATTTTCATGTATTGGTTGTTGACGATAATTCACCGGATGGGACCGGAGCATGTGTCAAAGCCTTACAGCAAGAGTTTGCTGGTCGACTTTTTTTAGAAACACGGATGGAAAAATCCGGTCTCGGGACGGCATACATTCACGGATTTAAATGGGCAATAGATAAGAAGTACGATTATATTTTTGAGATGGATGCGGATTTTTCCCATAATCCTTCGGACTTGTTGCGACTTCTTAAAGCATGCGAAAACAACGCCGATGTTGCCGTCGGTTCTAGATACAAGAAAGGCGTAAATGTCGTCAACTGGCCTTTATACAGAGTGCTATTGTCCTATGGAGCTTCGGTTTATGTAAAAATGGTAACCGGAATGCGCGTACATGACCCTACGGCAGGCTTTGTTTGCTATCGTAGGGCGGTATTGGAGAATATAGATTTGGACTCTGTCCGTTTCGTAGGGTATGCCTTCCAAATTGAAATGAAGTTCCGGGCCTATCTAAAAAATTACAATATAGAGGAAGTCTCCATAATTTTTAGGGATAGGGAAAAGGGTAAGAGCAAAATGAGTTCCTCTATAATCAGTGAGGCCATTTGGGGTGTACTGGCAATGAAGCTTCGAAGTCTTTTTCAAAGAAAAAAATTCTAA
- a CDS encoding ArnT family glycosyltransferase — translation MFEKIPGKFFYFLFGFLVLNLVQSHFTELIFDEAYYWYYSQDMAWGYFDHPPMVALLVKLSSYLFNWELGVRFVSCLLSAANILVLWLLIDNPNKNRYITHFFVLVFSMTLLNAYGFFTLPDTPLLFFTSCFLLIYKHFIKKPSVFHSIILGIIMAALMYSKYHAVLVILFVLLSNLSLIKNKHAWLAVGVALFCYIPHFYWLYANDFVSIKYHLYERPNGAYSFEKYTLGFFVNLIAIFGLPFPFIYHALLKSKATDQFKKALLFLTYGVILFFFISSFNRRVQTQWIIIICIPLIIIVFNYMLQHRRSMLWIVRLGLINIAVILYLRVGLVYQPLLFNVFYESHGNKDWVNKIQDEVDDMPVVFENSYRNAPMYAFYAQGNTTFSLNNVMYRKNQYSIDDSEEKVRGKDVLYVSRFIKDGTFHYTKTDGGLYHGKFIDDFKSYRKLECIVPEENISLDTERKLTLKVYNPYTFDVPLNSLKFGIAYLDAYKITQQTIPIQVKSIKEDTENLIAKDTTDFTFALPAPKQGYPSYFRVVISENNLYFGLNGKPIELE, via the coding sequence ATGTTCGAAAAAATTCCCGGAAAGTTCTTTTATTTTCTTTTTGGATTTTTAGTCCTTAACCTTGTGCAAAGCCATTTTACGGAACTCATTTTTGATGAGGCCTATTATTGGTATTACAGCCAGGATATGGCATGGGGATATTTTGACCACCCTCCTATGGTTGCTTTATTAGTGAAATTAAGTAGCTATTTGTTTAATTGGGAGCTGGGGGTACGTTTTGTAAGCTGTCTACTTTCGGCAGCTAACATTTTGGTGCTTTGGCTTTTAATCGATAACCCGAATAAGAACCGTTACATAACACATTTTTTTGTCCTCGTTTTTTCAATGACCCTTCTAAATGCCTATGGGTTTTTCACGCTTCCGGACACTCCATTGTTATTCTTTACCTCCTGCTTTTTACTTATCTATAAACACTTTATCAAAAAGCCAAGCGTCTTCCATTCAATCATTTTGGGTATTATTATGGCGGCATTGATGTATAGCAAATACCACGCTGTATTGGTTATTCTTTTCGTGCTATTATCTAACCTTTCACTAATAAAAAATAAACATGCTTGGCTGGCTGTCGGTGTGGCCTTGTTTTGCTACATACCTCATTTTTATTGGCTTTATGCCAATGATTTTGTCTCTATTAAGTATCACTTGTATGAAAGGCCCAATGGTGCATATAGTTTTGAAAAGTATACGCTAGGTTTTTTTGTAAACCTAATCGCTATTTTCGGATTGCCCTTTCCTTTCATTTATCATGCACTTTTAAAAAGTAAGGCAACCGATCAGTTTAAAAAGGCCCTGCTCTTTTTAACCTACGGTGTAATACTTTTCTTTTTCATCTCCAGTTTCAACAGAAGGGTACAAACCCAATGGATCATTATTATTTGTATTCCCCTAATCATTATAGTTTTTAATTACATGCTACAACATAGAAGGAGTATGCTATGGATAGTTAGATTAGGACTAATCAATATTGCCGTAATCCTCTACTTACGTGTGGGTCTAGTGTACCAACCTTTATTGTTCAATGTATTTTATGAATCCCACGGGAATAAGGATTGGGTGAACAAAATCCAAGATGAGGTGGACGATATGCCCGTAGTTTTTGAAAATTCCTATAGAAACGCACCCATGTATGCTTTCTATGCGCAAGGAAATACCACTTTTTCATTAAACAATGTCATGTACAGAAAGAACCAGTACTCTATAGATGATTCGGAAGAAAAAGTTAGGGGAAAGGATGTACTCTATGTTTCTAGATTTATTAAAGATGGCACTTTTCATTATACCAAGACGGATGGTGGACTATATCATGGCAAGTTTATAGATGATTTTAAATCCTATCGTAAACTGGAATGTATCGTTCCCGAAGAAAATATTTCCCTAGATACCGAGCGGAAATTAACCCTTAAGGTATACAATCCCTATACATTTGACGTCCCCTTAAATAGTTTAAAATTTGGAATCGCCTATTTGGATGCCTATAAAATAACACAACAGACCATTCCGATTCAAGTAAAATCGATAAAGGAGGATACGGAGAATTTAATCGCAAAAGATACTACGGATTTCACATTTGCCCTACCTGCTCCAAAACAAGGGTATCCTTCTTACTTTAGGGTCGTGATTTCAGAAAACAATCTGTATTTTGGACTGAATGGTAAACCGATTGAATTAGAATGA
- a CDS encoding DUF4271 domain-containing protein, giving the protein MMDPVYRTIEANDWITILIFGSLLFVLLAKSLFYSRFLNFIILPFNNKYIFMYNKKERLFNWFQILLTIFQIINTSLFIFLFWQIFRGADGESSPFLYPIILTGFFLFIILKIALQLGNGFVFGSYRTISDLVFKKLSYLNYGGLILFIANILLTYIFVDNKSVALVAVFLFFIINLIGWITVIRNSQKLITNYFFYFILYLCTLEIAPLILMGSFLK; this is encoded by the coding sequence ATGATGGACCCCGTATATAGAACCATAGAGGCCAATGACTGGATTACCATCCTTATTTTTGGAAGCTTGCTTTTTGTCCTCTTGGCCAAAAGTCTGTTCTATTCCCGTTTCTTAAACTTCATTATCCTACCCTTTAATAATAAGTACATTTTCATGTACAATAAGAAAGAGCGCCTATTTAATTGGTTTCAAATTCTGCTTACTATTTTTCAAATAATAAATACATCCCTTTTCATATTTCTATTCTGGCAAATTTTTAGAGGTGCCGATGGGGAAAGCTCCCCCTTTCTCTACCCTATTATCCTAACCGGATTTTTTCTCTTTATAATCCTAAAGATTGCCCTACAATTAGGAAACGGTTTTGTATTCGGGTCATATCGCACAATCAGCGATCTTGTTTTTAAAAAACTTTCCTATTTGAACTATGGCGGCCTTATACTTTTTATTGCCAACATTCTCCTGACCTATATTTTTGTAGATAATAAGTCCGTTGCCTTGGTGGCGGTGTTTCTCTTCTTCATAATTAATTTAATTGGTTGGATTACAGTTATTAGAAATTCCCAAAAATTGATAACCAATTATTTTTTCTATTTTATTTTGTACCTTTGCACACTCGAAATTGCACCCTTAATACTAATGGGAAGCTTTCTTAAATAG
- a CDS encoding uroporphyrinogen-III synthase has translation MKVKTILVSQPEPKMENSPYSKLIDKEKVKVDFRPFIHVEGVDAKSVRQQKIDPKDYTAIILTSRNAVDHFFRISEEMRFKVPDSMKYFCQSEAVAYYLQKYVVYRKRKIYVGQRLFSDLIPLIKKYKDEKFLLPSSDVLKPEYPEILDDLNISWKRGIFYKTVISDLSDLRNVYYDILVFFSPSGIESLLQNFPDFEQNDTRIAVFGNSTVEAATDAGLRIDIKAPTPETPSMTMALQKYITSVNK, from the coding sequence ATGAAAGTAAAGACGATTTTGGTCTCTCAGCCGGAACCAAAAATGGAAAATTCTCCCTACTCCAAGCTTATTGACAAGGAAAAGGTAAAGGTCGATTTTAGACCCTTTATACATGTAGAAGGAGTTGATGCAAAAAGTGTTCGTCAGCAAAAAATTGACCCAAAAGATTATACTGCCATAATTCTTACAAGCCGCAACGCCGTTGATCATTTTTTCAGAATCTCAGAAGAGATGCGTTTTAAGGTGCCCGATAGCATGAAGTATTTCTGCCAATCTGAGGCAGTGGCCTATTATCTCCAAAAATACGTGGTGTACAGAAAGCGTAAAATTTATGTGGGCCAAAGATTATTTTCTGATTTGATTCCTTTAATAAAGAAGTATAAAGACGAAAAATTCTTACTCCCGTCATCCGATGTACTTAAGCCCGAATATCCAGAAATACTTGATGACTTAAATATTTCTTGGAAAAGAGGTATTTTTTATAAAACGGTCATCAGCGACCTATCGGATTTAAGAAATGTATACTACGATATCCTCGTATTTTTTAGCCCATCTGGAATTGAGTCTCTTTTACAGAATTTTCCAGATTTTGAACAGAACGATACTCGCATCGCCGTTTTTGGAAACTCTACCGTAGAGGCCGCTACAGATGCTGGCCTACGAATAGACATTAAGGCTCCCACACCAGAGACGCCGTCCATGACCATGGCACTGCAAAAATATATAACCAGTGTAAATAAATAA
- the pckA gene encoding phosphoenolpyruvate carboxykinase (ATP), producing the protein MTSSANSTKSISLKDYGISHHNFHYQLSPTDLQKITLNEEMGTETANGTLAVNTGEFTGRSPMDRFIVKDSITDDKVWWGNINIPFDTEKFDALHKKVITYLNEKELYVRDAYACAENAYRLNIRVINEYPWSNMFAYNMFLRPTEEELDNFEPEWTVINAPGFMADAEIDGTRQHNFAILNFTKKIALIGGTGYTGEIKKGIFSALNFILPVFKNTLPMHCSANVGPEGDTAIFFGLSGTGKTTLSTDPDRKLIGDDEHGWTSQNTVFNFEGGCYAKVINLSEEQEPEIYRAIKPGAILENVVLDKNGNVDFADTSITQNTRVSYPIYHIDNIQEPSIGENVKNIFFLTADAFGVLPPISKLTPSQAAYHFISGYTAKVAGTEAGVVEPQPSFSACFGAPFMPLHPTKYAEMLSKKMKESGVDVWLVNTGWTGGPYGIGTRMKLKYTRAMISAALSGKLGLYSYDNYHIHSVFGVAQPRECPGVPTSVLSPRATWNNDEKYYTTAFKLSNAFRENFKKFESYASEEIRRGGPQRYAF; encoded by the coding sequence ATGACCTCATCTGCAAATAGTACGAAATCGATTTCGTTAAAGGATTACGGAATATCTCATCATAATTTTCACTATCAACTAAGCCCAACAGATTTACAAAAAATTACGTTGAACGAAGAAATGGGTACAGAAACGGCGAATGGTACTTTGGCCGTTAATACCGGAGAATTCACCGGACGATCTCCTATGGACCGTTTTATCGTTAAGGACAGTATTACCGATGATAAAGTATGGTGGGGAAATATTAATATTCCGTTTGATACCGAGAAATTTGATGCCTTGCATAAAAAGGTCATTACTTATTTAAATGAAAAGGAACTGTACGTACGTGATGCCTATGCCTGTGCGGAGAATGCGTACCGTTTAAATATTCGGGTCATCAATGAATATCCTTGGTCCAATATGTTCGCCTACAATATGTTCTTAAGACCAACTGAGGAGGAACTGGATAATTTTGAGCCGGAATGGACGGTCATAAATGCACCTGGATTCATGGCAGATGCCGAAATTGACGGAACCAGGCAGCATAATTTTGCCATTCTCAATTTTACAAAAAAAATAGCCTTAATTGGTGGTACAGGATATACCGGAGAAATTAAAAAGGGAATCTTTTCGGCTTTAAATTTTATCCTTCCCGTTTTTAAGAATACGCTACCCATGCATTGTTCTGCCAATGTAGGGCCAGAAGGAGATACAGCAATTTTCTTTGGACTATCGGGAACTGGAAAAACCACGCTCTCCACAGATCCGGACAGAAAACTTATTGGTGACGATGAGCATGGGTGGACCAGCCAAAACACTGTTTTTAATTTTGAGGGAGGTTGTTATGCTAAGGTCATCAACTTGTCAGAGGAGCAAGAGCCCGAAATATATAGGGCCATTAAACCTGGTGCTATTCTGGAGAATGTAGTTTTGGACAAAAACGGAAATGTAGATTTTGCAGATACTTCTATAACGCAAAATACGAGGGTTAGTTATCCCATTTACCACATCGACAATATACAGGAACCATCCATTGGAGAAAATGTAAAGAATATTTTCTTTTTAACGGCCGACGCCTTTGGGGTGCTTCCACCTATATCCAAGTTGACCCCCAGTCAGGCGGCTTATCATTTCATCTCGGGTTATACGGCAAAGGTTGCCGGTACAGAGGCTGGCGTCGTGGAACCACAACCTTCTTTTTCGGCCTGTTTCGGTGCTCCATTTATGCCTTTACATCCAACGAAATACGCAGAAATGTTAAGTAAGAAGATGAAAGAGTCCGGAGTAGATGTTTGGTTGGTGAATACAGGTTGGACCGGAGGTCCTTATGGTATAGGAACACGCATGAAATTAAAATATACGCGTGCCATGATCAGTGCGGCATTAAGTGGAAAGCTTGGACTGTATTCTTATGACAATTATCATATTCATTCGGTTTTTGGCGTGGCACAACCTCGGGAATGCCCAGGGGTTCCTACAAGCGTACTAAGTCCAAGGGCAACTTGGAACAACGACGAAAAATATTATACGACAGCATTTAAACTTTCCAATGCCTTTAGGGAAAACTTCAAGAAATTTGAAAGTTATGCCAGTGAAGAAATACGACGAGGTGGTCCACAACGGTATGCATTTTAA